The region GGAACCATTATATCGGATTGGGGTGGTGTCCATGATACAAAGGCAGCAGCGAATTCACCACTCGATATTGAGATGGATGTGAAACCTAATTTTGATGAATATAACATGGCAAATCCGCTTCTTGAGGCGGTTCATAGAAATGAAATCTCTGAAGCTGAGATAGATAAAAAAGTTAGAAATATTCTTCGACTTATGCTTCGATTAAAGATGATTGGAGAAGAGTCAGAACAAAGAGAATCAGGGACTTATAATATGATTTCACATCAACAAGAGATACTTAAGGTAGCGAGGGAATCTATTATATTATTAAAAAATGAAGAGGATAGACTACCTTTAAAGAAAAATATTAAGAAGTTAGCTGTCATTGGGCAAAATGCGAATATCTTGCATGCCGCTGGTGGTGGAAGTGCAGAAGTCAAAGCACTTTATGAAATTTCACCTTTATTAGGAATTCGTATGGAACTTGGTGGTAATACGGAAGTCACCTATCGTCCAGGTTACTATGTATCATATCAAAAAGTCTTTGATATAATTGGATATCAAGAAACAAGCACTGACGTTATGGCGGAGAGAGCAAAGAGAAAACAAGTCTGGCTAGAGCTAGAAAAAGAAGGTAAAGAAAAAAGAAAGGCAGAAGAGAAACGTCTTCGGGAAGAAGCGGTTTTACTTGCAAGAGAAACGGAGGATGTTATTCTTGTTGTAGGATTAGATCATCATCAAGATATGGAAGGTCGTGATCGTAAAAGATATGAATTACCTTATGCTCAGGAAAAACTAATTGAAGAAGTGCTCGATGCGAATCCTAATACAATCTTGGTTGTTTGTGCAGGATCACCGGTTTCTATGCAGAAATTCTCCAATAAAGCTAAAACAATCGTTTGGAGCTATTATAATGGAATGCAAGGTGGTAAAGCTTTAGCAGATGTATTGTTTGGAATTGTAAATCCATCTGGAAAATTACCTGAATCGATGCCAAAGGAGCTAAATGATTGCCCAGCACATAAATTTGGGGAATTTGGTACAAAAGGAAGTGTTTATTATAACGAAGGCATTATGGTAGGATATCGTTATTATGATACGGAAAATATCACACCAGAATTTTGTTTTGGTCATGGACTTTCTTATACAAATTTCACTTATAAAAATTTAACAGTAAGAGCAAATAAGGGAAAAGGCGCATTCCTAAGTTTTAGTATAAGAAATACAGGGAAGACAGCTGGAGCTGAGACAATTCAAGTTTATGTTTCTGATCCAGTTTGCAGTGTAAAGCGCCCTATTCATGAATTAAAAGGGTTCACCAAAGTTTTTTTACAGCCGGGAGAGGAAAAAGAATTGATGATGGAATTAAAGCCATCTGCCTTTACCTATTATTGTACCGAGAGTAAGAAATTTGTATTAGAGGGCGGAGAGTTCATCATTGAAGTTGGTAGCTCTTCTAGGGATATCAGGTTGAGCAAGATGGTAAGAATTGAGTAAGTCATTTTTCGGGAATTTGACAAAAGATATAAGAATTTGAGAATATAGAAGAAAAGCAGGGTGAGATAAGCGTTAAGTTTATTTTACCCTTTTCTGTGTATGGATAATTGATGATATCTGTATTTAAATAATTGATGATATTTGTCTTTAAATAATAGATGATATTTAAATAGAAATATAGGTGAATAACGGATGGATAAAATGCAGAAAAGGATGTATCTTATTACCTTGACAGGACATTTTGGATGGATTATAGTAATACATATTGAATCTTGGGATTCTAGTAAAAGTACGAGTTTCACATATATGAAATCGGCACGAGATGGCAATTATTATAGAATCCAAAGAAAATTTTAGAAAAGGCGGGATTACAAATGGCTAAGGTTAGAACCAGATTTGCACCAAGTCCAACAGGGCGTATGCATGTTGGTAATCTAAGAACTGCACTTTATGAGTATTTGATTGCTAAACATGAAGGTGGAGACTTTATATTAAGAATAGAGGATACAGATCAGGAACGTTTGGTAGAAGGTGCTACTGAAATTATTTACCGCACCATAGCAAAGACAGGGTTAATTCATGATGAAGGTCCAGATAAAGATAAAGGATTTGGTCCATACGTTCAAAGCGAGCGTCAGGCTACCGGAATTTATTTAAAATATGCAAAAGAGTTAGTAGAAAATGGGGAAGCTTACTATTGCTTCTGTACTAAGGAACGCTTAGAAACATTAAAGAGTGCTGTTGGTGAGGAAGATGGAGAAAGTAAAGAAATAACCAAATACGATAAGCATTGTCTTCATTTAAGTAAGGAAGAAGTTGAAGCGAATTTAGCGGCTGGTATGCCATATGTAATCCGTCAGAATATGCCTACCGAAGGAACTACATCATTTACTGATGCTATTTATGGAACTATTACCGTTGAAAACTCTGAATTAGATGATATGATTCTAATTAAATCCGATGGATTCCCAACTTATAATTTTGCTAACGTAATTGACGATCATTTCATGGAAATTACTCATGTAGTGCGTGGAAATGAGTATCTATCTAGTACACCAAAGTACACTAGATTATACAAAGCATTTGGTTGGGAAGAGCCAGTTTATATCCACTGCCCATTAATTACAAATGAAGAGCATCAAAAATTAAGTAAGAGAAGCGGACACTCCTCTTTTGAAGATTTAATTGAGCAGGGATTTGTTACAGAAGCAATTGTTAACTTTATCGCTCTTCTTGGTTGGAGTTCTACAACTAATGAAGAAATTTTCTCTTTAGAAGAATTAGTTCGTGAATTTGATTATACTCACATCAATAAATCTCCTTCCGTTTTCGATATGAATAAACTTCGCTGGATGAACGGAGAGTATATTAAGAGAATGGATAGTGAGAAGTACTATGAGTATGCACTTCCACAAATAAAGAAAGTAGTTACAAAAGACTACGATTTGAAATTTATTGCTGATTTAGTAAAGACAAGAATTGAAACCTTTCTTGATATTGCAGAGATGATTGATTTCTTCGATGAGCTTCCTGAGTATGATATCGCTATGTATACTCATAAGAAGATGAAGACAGACTCTGAGAATTCTTTAAAGGTATTACAAGATGTTCTTCCAAGATTTGAGGAACTTACGTGTTACTCTGTTTCCTCTATTGAAAGTGTATTAATGGGCTATATTGCAGAGAATGGAATTAAGAATGGTCAAGGCTTATGGCCAGTTCGTACTGCAGTGTCCGGTAAGCAGTCTACACCAGGCGGAGCATATGAAATTATGAGCATTCTTGGAAAAGAGGAAAGTCTTAGAAGAATACGCATCGCAATTGATAAATTAAGCAGTTCCCTATAAGAAGAATGTGCTCTCTTAAAGTTTAAAATTTTAGAAAACAGTATTTTCCATGTTCAATATGCACAAGGAAGATACTGTTTTTTTTCTGTACGATCTACTAGGAGCACGCTTTTATCTATGGTATGATAGTAGTAAGGATCAGTTATGTGAGAGTCAAGGATTCAAATGCTTAAGGATTGTCAAGGCATGTTGCGAACTGAGGCAAGGTCTACTGAGAGCTACTTCACCGTAATATTATGCCTGAATAAGTCATTGACATAAATTTAAGATGCACAAGAGTTAGTGTAGAAATAGAGGTTAGTTATGAAAACAGTGAATGAAGCGCAGGAGAGAGCGATTAAACATCATAAAGGTCCCATGCTTGTTCTAGCGGGACCCGGTTCTGGGAAGACCTTAGTGATCATAAGAAGAACGCAGTATCTTATAGAGCAGCATGGTATTTCACCAAATAACATTCTAGTAATTACGTTTACCAAAGCTGCTGCTATGGAGATGCAGGAACGCTTTGATAGGTTAATGGGACAAGGAAGGTTTGGTGTTAATTTTGGAACCTTCCATGCAATCTTTTTTAAGATATTACGATTTGCTTATAACTACAGTGTTTCTAATATAATAACAGAAGAAGAGAGATACCGCCTCTTACGCGATATCATCCAATCGATGGAGCTTGAGATAGAGGATGAGAAAGAATTTTTAGAAGGGATTGGATCGGAAATCAGTTTAGTTAAGGGAGAAAACATGGATATTTCTCATTACTACTCTATGAATTGTTCCGAAGAGACTTTTCAGGAAATATACAAAGAATATGATAAGAAGTTACGTCATCAAAACAAGATTGATTTTGATGATATGTTGCTTCTTTGTTATGAGTTATTAATAGAAAGACCTGACATATTGTCCTTATGGCAACAGAAATATCAATACATCCTTATTGATGAGTTTCAAGATATCAATCGTATTCAATATGAAATTATCAAGATGCTTGCGAAACCTAAAAACAATCTATTTATCGTGGGCGATGATGATCAGAGTATCTACCGGTTTCGGGGTGCAAAGCCGGAGATCATGTTATCCTTTGAAGAAGAATATAAAGGAGTAAAGAAAGTCGTTTTAAATAAAAACTACCGTTCCAAAGGGAATATTATTACAGGAGCACTTAAAGTTGTTGGTAATAACAAAAAGAGATTTCCGAAAGAGATACAATCGATACATGAGCCAGGAAATGAGATTAATGTAAAATCATTTTCCGATTTGCCAGCACAAAATCAAGCGATTCTTGAGGAGATTGATCATTATCGTAAGATGGGGATGCGCTATTCTCAAATTGCTGTCCTTTATCGAACGAACACGCAACCAGGTTCACTCGTTACGAAGCTTATGGAGTATAACATACCATTTAAGATGAGAGACAGCTTACCAAACATCTATGAGCACTGGATTGCTAAGGATCTAATTTGCTATATTAAGTTATCCATGGGAATTCGGGAGAGGGGTCTTTTTTTACAGGTAATGAATCGACCAAAACGGTATATTAGTAGAGAGGCATTAGAGCAGACAGATGTGGATTTAAACACAATAAGGGAATTCTATATGGAAAAGCCTTATGTTGTCGAACGAATTGATAAATTAGTTTACGATTTAACACTAATTCGTAGAACAAATCCATATGCAGCAATTAACTATATCCGTAGGGCAGTAGGTTATGATGATTACTTAAAGGAATATGCGGCCTTTCGTAGAATAAAGGTGGAAGAGCTCTATGACATTTTATCCGAGCTTCAAGAAGAATCAAGAGAATATAAAACGCATGAGGAATGGTTAAATCACATTGATGAGTACAAAGACGGACTAAAGGAACAGGCATTAAAACAGAATCAAAAAGATGTGGATGGCGTGATATTAACTACGTTTCATGCTTCCAAGGGTTTGGAATTTGATGTGGTTATCCTTATGGATGCAAATGAAGGAATAACACCTCATAAAAAAGCAGTGGTACCAGAGGATATGGAGGAAGAGAGAAGGATGTTTTATGTCGCCATGACGAGAGCAAAGAGTTTTCTTCATATCTTTTATGTGAAGCAACGGTATAATAAAGAATTATCACCCTCCAGATTTGTCGGGGAATTACTTGTTAGTCCTATGGAATTAAGAGAAGGGATGAGGATTCATCATTCCATCTATGGAGAGGGAAGCATTAAGAAAATGGAAGAGAATAAGTTAACAATACAATTTGATAAGATTTTTCTTCCAAAGGTGCTAGACATGGAATTTTGTATACGAAATCAAATGATCAAAGTGGTCTAGACAATCAGTATTTCATATGATAGGGATAGGTTGATTGCGCCTGCGTGGGCGCACTAAATTGAGAAGAGTACGCTTCGTAAACTACCTTTTATGAAAAAAGTGAGAGCAGCGAATCCTTGGAATATACTATGCTTCCTGTAGGTCTATTCGAGACTCTCACTTTATAATTCTTATCAAAAAAAGCACGCGAAGCGTGCTTTTTCTTATTTGGGATCTGCTTTCGCAATATCCTTAATATTTATTCTTCATCCTCTGCTTCTTCGTCTCCAAACATTTCGTCGAATTCTTCAGAATCTATGAACTCATCAAATGCTTCAGAAACAGCTTCAAATTCAGCATCATCTTCGATGGACTCTAATTCGATCTCATCACCATTCTGGATGAATTCATATAAGAATACTTCACCCTCTTCTCCAGCATCTTCTGGAAGTAATGCAATGTATTGTTTCTCGCCGCATGGGAATACAGCTATAATATCACAAACAACTTCGGTATCGTCCTCTAAAGTTAATGTTACTTGGTCATGAAAAAATTCGTCACTGCTGCAGTTACAGTCATCGCCATGTTTATCCATTTTATATACCTCACTTCTCAAAATTGTGAAAGTTAAATTCCACCATTTGACTATAACAGATTCAATGGAAAAAAGCAAGGCTCTACTTTGTATTAGAACACCGAAACACTTGTTCTTTAATTTCTTGAATGCTATAATAAAAAGGATAGTTTCTATGACTTAAGAAAGAATAAGAAGAGAACGTTTAAAAGGGTCAAAGCGGATATTTGCAATCCGCTTACACTACTTACTCATAACCTCATTGCCACTACACTAACGAGGTTAAATTAGTAATCTGACTCATTACATAGAACTAAGAGATGGGAGAAACCAAATGCCGGATACTGACTTAAAATCGATAAAGATATCTGTTCGTAATCTAGTAGAATTTATAATGAAATCAGGGGACTTAGATAACTCTGTTGGAAAAAGGGATCCTGATGCCATGCAAGAAGGCAGCAGGCTACATCGAAAGATTCAGCGAAGAATGGGGCCTGAATATAAGCCAGAAGTGGCACTTCGTGTTACAGTTCCGGTGTCGAGGGAAGATATCGAATTTGAGCTTATTATTGAAGGCAGAGCGGATGGCATTATTACGAATATAGAGCCTACTAAGGAGGATAACCCTATTCTGGAGGAAAAACCTACTTTAGAGGAAAAACCTACTTTAGAGGAAAAACCTATTTTGGAGGGAAAACCTATTTTGGAGGGAAATCCTATTTTGGAGGAAAATCCTACTTTGGGGGAACATCATCCTTCAGAGGAACATCCTTCAAAGCAGAATGGGGCAGAAGGTAACATCCACGTTATCATTGATGAGATAAAATGTGTTTATGCGGATATCAGTCAGATTACTGAGATGATTCCAGTTCATCGTGCACAAGCTTTATGCTATGCCTATATTTATGCCAAGGAGCGAGTACTGGATACAATAAGTATTCAGATTACCTATTGTCATCTTGAAACTGAGGCAATAAGAATTTTATCGGAAGAACTTAAGTTTAAGGAACTATCAAACTGGTTCCAGAATTTGATACAAGAGTATTGTAAATGGGCGGCATGGCAGATTAAGTGGATGGAGAGCAGAAATGAATCCATCAAACAGATTGAATTTCCTTTTGAATATCGCCCTGGACAAAGAGATTTAGTGACTGGCGTTTACCGGACCATAATAAGAGATAAAAAATTATATATAGAAGCACCAACGGGAGTTGGAAAAACCATTTCAACAGTATTTCCGACAGTGAAGGCGATGGGAGAAGGCTTTGTTTCAAAAATCTTTTATCTGACTGCCAAGACAATTACACGTACTGTCGCAGAGGATACTTATCAGTTGCTCTTGGAGCGGGGCTTATCGATGAAACTTGTTACGATAACAGCAAAAGATAAGATTTGTATCTTAGACAAGCCTAACTGTAATCCGGCCGCATGTGAACGAGCCAAAGGACACTATGACAGAGTAAACGATGCAGTTTTTGATTTATTAACGAGTGAATCAAGAATATCAAGAGAACTGATTGAGCAGTATGCTATGAAGCATTGTGTATGCCCATTTGAGATGTGTCTTGATGTGACATTATGGGCAGATGGCATCATATGCGATTATAACTATGCATTTGATCCCAATGTGTATTTAAGAAGATTTTTTGAGAATGATAAGAAACAGGATTATGTTTTTTTGATTGACGAGGCTCATAACTTAGTAGACAGAGCAAGGGAAATGTACAGTGCTATGCTGTATAAACAGGATTTTTTAACGGTAAAAGGTATTGTAAAAGATAAGTCGAAGACAATGGTGAAGAGGCTCGAAGCCTGTAATGAGGTAATGCTTCGGTTAAAGCGTGGTTGTGATGACATAGAAGTATTACAAGATGTGAATGATTTGGTACTGCCTCTTTTAAGACTTATGTCAGAGTATGAAGAGTTTTTTAAGGAATATGGTGATTTTGAAGGCAGAGAGGTTGTATCACAGCTATTTTTTGATCTACGAAAATTTCTTGCTATTCATGACATATTAGGGGAGGACTATCTAATCTATTCCGACTATGATGAGAGAGGAGAATTTCGTGTAAAGCTTCTTTGTATGGATCCTGCAAGAAACTTATTAACCTGTTTAAATAAGGGAAGGAGTTCCATCTTTTTTTCTGCTACATTATTACCAATTACGTATTATAAGGAACAGCTTGGCGGTTCCGAGGAAGATTATGCTATCTATGCACCCTCTCCATTTGAAGTTTCAAAAAGGCTGCTCATGATAGCAAAAGATGTCAGTACAAAATATACAAGGCGGGGTCAAGATGAGTATGAGAGGATTGTTTCCTATATCGAAGGCTTTGTAAATGCAAAGGTAGGGAATTATTTTGTGTTCTTTCCTTCTTATCAGATGTTGCAACAAATCGCCCAATTAAGCGAAGATAGAATCCCAAATCTTTTATTACAAAAGACAAGTATGGGAGAACTAGAGAAAGAGGAATTTTTAGCTGCGTTTGAGGAAAATCCTACGAATACGAAGGTTGGCTACTGTGTTATGGGAGGAATCTTTTCAGAAGGAATCGACTTAAAGAAAGATCGTTTGATTGGTGCGGTGATTGTAGGAACGGGATTACCGCAGGTTGGTAACGAAAGAGAATTATTCCGTGGATATTATGATGATCGAAACGGATCTGGTTTTGACCATGCTTACCTTTACCCGGGGATTAATAAAGTACTTCAATCTGCTGGTAGAGTGATTCGTACGGTCGAAGATAAAGGAGCGATTTTATTGCTTGATGAACGTTTTTTAAATTCTCAGTACAAAAATCTATTTCCAAGAGAATGGGAGCAGTATGATATCGTAAATCAAGAGAAAATGCAGGAATTATTGGAGGATTTTTGGAGTCAAAAAAACGAATAACCTAAGAAAAATTTTTCTATGGGTTATTCGTTTCTAGCTTTTATTGATATTAACTTCCAGGCAACTACGTTGATATCTAGGCTTATATTAACTTCTAGACTACTATATTGATTCTAGGCTTATATTAACTTCTAGACTACTATATTGACTTTTAGGTTATTATATTAACTTCTAGGTTATTATATTAACTTGTTCACTGGTACAACGAAGTGTTAAATCTGTATGTTCTCCAAGCACTTCACCATCCGTATGAACATATAACGGGGATTGCGTGTGAATAGATACAGAGCTACAAGTAATCATCTGAACACCTTTAATCTTGGTATGCTTGCCCAAAAAGATGGTTGGCATTACAAATAATATTTTTAACTTTGGAATATTTGATACCAAACAAATAGAAAGTTTTCGATCATTATCACTGGCATCGGGAGCCATCAATAATCCACCACCTTCACATTTGTGGATGAGGGATGCCATAAATATTAAGTTTTTAACGGAATAAGTGATACCATCTGCTATTACAGTAGCATCGCATGGCTTATTTGCGAAGATTTCTTTTACTCCTATTAAGAAGTAAGTCAATTTGCCTATCCCAATTTTATTTAGAAAATTTTTAATCTTTGTTGTTTGAGCAACTTGACAAATTGCAGCATCGTAACCAATCCCTGAGCTAACTGAAAATCTTCTAGGTAATCCATCTTCGAATGTTACTTGTCCATGATCAACGGCACGTATCTTTCTTGGATTTAATACTCTATCTAGTGCCTCCGCTGGATTTTTTGGTAATAATAATCCACGGGCAAGATCATTACTAGAGCCCATTGGTATGTAACCAAGTAGGACGTCTTCATAATTATCAATACCGTTAATCACTTCATTAGCGGTTCCGTCTCCACCGACAATAACAATTGTTTTTCTTTCGTTATCTATTGTACAGATTTCTTTTGCGATTTGGGTAGCATGGCCATGTCCGGTCGTAAAGTACTCTTTGTAATTTATGCTTTCGTTCTCTAAACGTTGTCTTAACCCTTGCCATAATTCTTTGGCTTTTCCAGTTTTGGAATGTGGGTTTATGATAAAGTGATACATTCGCGCTCCTTTTCATGCTGAGTTTCAATGTAAAACTACAGCAAATGGGAAAATTATATACTTATCTTATCCAATTTAAATCGGGATGTCAACAGAACTTTCCGACAGATATGGTAGAAATATGTTATTCATCTAAGGTTCATAAAAGCAGGCTATTCTTGTTGCAAAAATTATAAATTAAGAAGGAAAAATTATAAATTAAGGAGGGGAATATTATAATTCAAGGAGGAAAATGTTGTAATTTTACTAAATTACGGTATAATTACAAAAAAGAATGCTATATAAATTGCTATCGTTAGAGTACATAGTATGAAAAACTTTACACTAGCAGAAGACAATAAAGGAGGAGTATATGAAAGATCTAAAAAAAAGAGGTAAGCAAGGCTTAGTTACCATTGCGTTAAGTTTATCGATTTTGGTAACGGGCTGTGCGAACAAGGAGAAACCCAAAGACTTAACATTTGAAGATTATAGCAATCAGATGTTTCAGGAGATAGTTTCATCAAGTGCAATAACATATTCTCAATTTATAGAAGATCCAGAGAATTTCGGTATAACAGAGTATGATCATGTTCTGGCAACATTAAGTAAGAAGGAATATGATAAATCTATCAAGCAGTGTGAGGAAGATTTAGCACAACTTTTGAAATTTGACTATGATACCTTAACAACAGCTCAAAAAATTGATTATGACATTACGAAGGGAATGCTGGAACGAAGCATTGCTTCGAAAGATTCTTACTATTATAGTGAGCCACTTTCTCCGCTTGATGGAGATCATATTACGCTATCAGGGATTGTTAGCTTGTATGGTAATCGTTATTTTCAAACCTTAGTTGAAAAAGAAAAGGGAAACAAGAAAGAGGTCGAAAAATTTTTCGAAATCTATGAAATGATTGGAAAGTACTTTAATGAAGTCGCTCAGTATGAAAAAGAGAAAGCAAAAGCAGGGCTTTTTATGAATTCATCACGAGCAGAAGTTGTACGAAAGGCTTGTCTTAGTGTAGTGAATAACAATGCTTCGGATTATAAAAAGACTTTTCAGGAAGAGGTAACTAAGTTAAGTTTTCTAAGCGATAGTGAAAAGAAGGAACTAATTGAACAAAGCGATTCTTTAGTTGAAAAGCATATCGTACCTGCATATCAGAAACTAGTTGACACCATGAATGATTTAAAAGATCAGGGTGGGAAATCAAAAGGATTCTATGAAACAGAAGCAGGAAAAATCTATTATGAGAATCTCCTTAAGTCTACTTGTAGTGTGAATGCAACTCCAGAAGAATTAATGAAGTTGTTGGAGGAGAATCTTGCTGTATTTGTGAACGAAAAAGATCAGATTTTAGCTGACCATCCGAATATTGAGAATGAAATAGTTATAAGTGCGAGACAGTGGCCTGATGCAGAAAGTATCACAAAGATGTTATCAAATAAAGCAAAAGAAGATTTCCCTGATGCAGACTTAGCGTGGGGAGTGAAAGAAATGCCAACTTGTATGAATAGTTTTGCGGGTGGATTATTCTATCCATTTGCAATCGATTCGACATTAAAGGAGGAGTATATCTATCTTGGAACTATGAATGCTCCTGGGACTTTATCATTCCTACAAGTATTGGCGCATGAAGGAGTACCTGGACATCTTTTTCACTATAATTATTTAAATGATATTGGTACGACAGACTACCGAAAAGTCTTAGCATGGGCAGGTACAGGATTGGTTGGATATCTAGAAGGTTGGACGACATATGTTGAAGAAATAGGATACTCCTACGGTGGATTGTCAGATGTTCAAGCAAGAGAAGCTCAGCTGAATCGTTTAATAGAAATTACATTAGTCACTATGGTTGATATCGGTGTGAATTATTACGGCTGGGAAAATGACAAGATTTCTGAAGTAATCAGCCAATATGCACCACAATACCTGATTATGAGTACTTATATTAAGAGTATTGTTGAGGAATCGCCAGGTTTATATAGTTCTTATGCGGTTGGATATCTTTATACAAAGCATATTATCGATGCAATCAATGAGAAATCAGGTGGTACAATGAGTAAAAAAGAAGTTCACGAGAAATATTTGAGTGTTGGACCGGTGACCTATGATATCTTAATGAGAGAGTTAGGGGTAGCACAGTAATTCATGATTAGAAAAAGCACGCGAAGCGTGCTTTTTCTTATTTAAACTATACATATCTTTTCAAACTAACGATTCATCTCGCTCTGAGGCCCAATGTTTTGATGGGAGGAGATGATTTTTTGTATTTCTTTTAAATCAGTGGATGGTAAGTCTCCAGGAATGGTATTCTTCACTGCGCTTGCAGCATTACCGATTTCAAGAGCCTTTTGGCAGTCATCATATGCTAACAATCCGTAAAGAACACCAGATACATAAGCATCTCCACTTCCGATGCGGTCAATGACTTCTATATTCTGATATGGTGCCTCTTCGTAGAATTTATCTTCTACTGCATTATATATTGTGGAACCAAAGGTATGCTTCTTCGGACTAATTACGATACGTTCTGTTGTTGCTACAATTTTTATATTAAAATCTTCGGTATAGGATTTCATGATTTCTTTAATTGTACCGGTTTTGCCAAATGTTCGGCGAGAAGTTTCTTCGGATACAAATAAGATATCAACATATGGGAGGATTCGCTCAATGTATTCCTTTGCGGTTGCTTCATCCCAAAGGTTTGCGCGGTAATTTACATCAAAAGAGATAAGCGCTCCTTGTTCTTTAAACTTCTTAATGCACTCTTCTGTAACGTCCCTAGTTTGAGGGGATAGTGCTAAGGTAATACCGCATGTATGGAATAATTTGGTGGATGAGAAAGTGCTTTCTGGAATATCATCCATGGAAATCGTGTTGATGGAAGAGTTTCGTCTGTCATAAACTACAGAAGATTTTCTAGGATATGCTCCATTCTCATAAAAATAGATTCCTAGTCTAGCGTCTCTGCTTTCATCGAAGATAAGGCAGTCATCACTGACGCCACAGAAACGAAGGTGATTCTTTACATAAGTACCGATGTCGTTTTGTGGGACTTTTGAAATAATACCAGTACGAAGTCCCATCATAGAAATTCCAGATACAACATTTAATTCCGCGCCACCAGCGCATTTTTCAAATGTATCTCCACGTACAATACGCTCATTGGAGGGAGCAGAAAGTCTTAATAAGATCTCTCCTAAAGCAAGTGCGTCAAATTCGCGATTTTCATTAACCGTCAGCATACAAATTACCTCCCATTCATTCAAAATGTAAACGCTTACATTTAGTTATCTCAATTATACTTTAAATAAATTAGATGTCAAGAAAATAACGTCAGGATTCGAGTTTTAACGTCAGAATTCGAGTTTTTAAATTAGTTTGAAACTTTTCTTTAGAACATATTATCTAACTTAAGGTGCCCTAAAAATAGGAATCGATTTAATGTTAATGAAAAAGTAATAACAGAATTGGCTTTATCACACTTTCTACTTATATTATGGCAATAAAGAAACGTATTGCAAGATTTAAAAGTCCACATA is a window of Lachnoclostridium phytofermentans ISDg DNA encoding:
- a CDS encoding beta-glucosidase family protein produces the protein MKKVNESVIEELLSQMTLEEKIGLIHGNGIFRSGGVERLGIPSLKMSDGPMGVRREFEDNRWFLACKTDDYVSYLPSNSAIAATWNKDLAYTSGQVLGSEARGRGKDVILAPGINIKRSPLCGRNFEYMSEDPKLIEELASFMIQGIQENDVAACVKHFAVNNQETDRLAVDTDLEDRALFEIYLPGFKAAIKNGESYSIMGAYNKFRGAQCCENSYLLGTILREEWEYDGTIISDWGGVHDTKAAANSPLDIEMDVKPNFDEYNMANPLLEAVHRNEISEAEIDKKVRNILRLMLRLKMIGEESEQRESGTYNMISHQQEILKVARESIILLKNEEDRLPLKKNIKKLAVIGQNANILHAAGGGSAEVKALYEISPLLGIRMELGGNTEVTYRPGYYVSYQKVFDIIGYQETSTDVMAERAKRKQVWLELEKEGKEKRKAEEKRLREEAVLLARETEDVILVVGLDHHQDMEGRDRKRYELPYAQEKLIEEVLDANPNTILVVCAGSPVSMQKFSNKAKTIVWSYYNGMQGGKALADVLFGIVNPSGKLPESMPKELNDCPAHKFGEFGTKGSVYYNEGIMVGYRYYDTENITPEFCFGHGLSYTNFTYKNLTVRANKGKGAFLSFSIRNTGKTAGAETIQVYVSDPVCSVKRPIHELKGFTKVFLQPGEEKELMMELKPSAFTYYCTESKKFVLEGGEFIIEVGSSSRDIRLSKMVRIE
- the gltX gene encoding glutamate--tRNA ligase, with product MAKVRTRFAPSPTGRMHVGNLRTALYEYLIAKHEGGDFILRIEDTDQERLVEGATEIIYRTIAKTGLIHDEGPDKDKGFGPYVQSERQATGIYLKYAKELVENGEAYYCFCTKERLETLKSAVGEEDGESKEITKYDKHCLHLSKEEVEANLAAGMPYVIRQNMPTEGTTSFTDAIYGTITVENSELDDMILIKSDGFPTYNFANVIDDHFMEITHVVRGNEYLSSTPKYTRLYKAFGWEEPVYIHCPLITNEEHQKLSKRSGHSSFEDLIEQGFVTEAIVNFIALLGWSSTTNEEIFSLEELVREFDYTHINKSPSVFDMNKLRWMNGEYIKRMDSEKYYEYALPQIKKVVTKDYDLKFIADLVKTRIETFLDIAEMIDFFDELPEYDIAMYTHKKMKTDSENSLKVLQDVLPRFEELTCYSVSSIESVLMGYIAENGIKNGQGLWPVRTAVSGKQSTPGGAYEIMSILGKEESLRRIRIAIDKLSSSL
- a CDS encoding ATP-dependent helicase; its protein translation is MKTVNEAQERAIKHHKGPMLVLAGPGSGKTLVIIRRTQYLIEQHGISPNNILVITFTKAAAMEMQERFDRLMGQGRFGVNFGTFHAIFFKILRFAYNYSVSNIITEEERYRLLRDIIQSMELEIEDEKEFLEGIGSEISLVKGENMDISHYYSMNCSEETFQEIYKEYDKKLRHQNKIDFDDMLLLCYELLIERPDILSLWQQKYQYILIDEFQDINRIQYEIIKMLAKPKNNLFIVGDDDQSIYRFRGAKPEIMLSFEEEYKGVKKVVLNKNYRSKGNIITGALKVVGNNKKRFPKEIQSIHEPGNEINVKSFSDLPAQNQAILEEIDHYRKMGMRYSQIAVLYRTNTQPGSLVTKLMEYNIPFKMRDSLPNIYEHWIAKDLICYIKLSMGIRERGLFLQVMNRPKRYISREALEQTDVDLNTIREFYMEKPYVVERIDKLVYDLTLIRRTNPYAAINYIRRAVGYDDYLKEYAAFRRIKVEELYDILSELQEESREYKTHEEWLNHIDEYKDGLKEQALKQNQKDVDGVILTTFHASKGLEFDVVILMDANEGITPHKKAVVPEDMEEERRMFYVAMTRAKSFLHIFYVKQRYNKELSPSRFVGELLVSPMELREGMRIHHSIYGEGSIKKMEENKLTIQFDKIFLPKVLDMEFCIRNQMIKVV
- a CDS encoding DUF1292 domain-containing protein, encoding MDKHGDDCNCSSDEFFHDQVTLTLEDDTEVVCDIIAVFPCGEKQYIALLPEDAGEEGEVFLYEFIQNGDEIELESIEDDAEFEAVSEAFDEFIDSEEFDEMFGDEEAEDEE